CAGGAAGAGAGCATCCTGCCCATCCTCGAAGCCGCCTGGGGCAAGGCCCCTTACGGCAGCGAGGAGTACGGGTGGACCTGGATGAACCCCGAGGCCCGCCTGCGGGCGCACTACCGTTATGTGCCGAAAGAAAAGGCCGCCGGGGACTACAAGGGGAAACACATCGTCAGCTTCGTCCGTTACCTCCCGCTCGAGGTGTTCCTCAGGGAAGCCACCGGCGAGACTCCCATCGCGGCGAAGCCGATCATCGGCCTTCCCGAGACGGAGCTTCAGGCCTACGCCGTGAGCGTGTTCGGGACCTGGGACCCGTTCCGCAAGGACCTACGGATCGACTGGGGGATCGACCGGCAGCTTTACACGGTGGTGAACCCCTTCGTCGAGAACGGGGTCGTGGTGGGGTGGCGGGCCTCGCTGGGATCGGATTACCGGGAGAAGGTCACCGCGGTCCTCGGCCCGCCGGTGGAGGAAAGCGTGGACTCCCAGGGGAACTCGCTGGTCGTCTTCCGGCGTGAACCCCGGGTCGCCCTCCAGCAGTTCTCGATGTGGTACCTCTGCGCGGGCAAGACCCCCTGACGCTGTCCGCCGTGGCGCCAGCTTCAGCCGGCGCGGAACAAACCAGAGAAGAACGGCGGAAGTCAGACGCGGCATCGACTTCGGCCCGCCAAGCATGAGCAGAAAGATGACGCCCCATTTGCTGTCCCGCTTCCGGGAACCCTACCCCTCGAACTTCACTGCGGCCTCGTCACTGCGGCACGGGCTCGGTTCGGGGCTCTTCGTCGTGCTCTTCATGGTGGTCGCCCAGCCCTTCGGCCTCGGCGAGCTGGCCGAGGAGATCCGGACGGTCCTCTACGCCGGCTACGGCCTCGTCACCGCCGGGGCCATCGGGGTCACGGGGCTGGTCGTCCCCCGCCTCTTCCCGCGGTGGTGCCGGGAGGAGGACTGGACCGCCGGTCGCTTCATCCTCTTCGCCGGCGGGGTGATGCTCCTCATCGGCCTGGCCAGTTTCGCGTTCACCCGCCAGGTCTTCGTCGCGTACGGGTTTCCGCTGACCCACCTCGACCTCTCCCGGGTGATGGCGGGGACCGTGCTCATCGGGGTCTTCATCATCGCGACGATCACCCTGGCGAACCAGAATCGCCTCCTGCGCCGCAACACCCGCATCGGCGAGGCCGCCAACGCCCGGCTCGGCGTCGCCGGCCCCCGGGACGGTGACGCGGCCAGGCCTTCGGACGTCGCAGCGCCCCAGGAACCGGGTGACGAAGCGCCGGCGGGCGACGGGGGGACACGCCCCCTCTCGGCGACGGGCGGGCGGGGGGACGAAGCGACAGAAGCCCCGGAGAAGGCGGATGTCGTCCCGACCGACGAAGCGGCGGGGACGGCCCTGCCGGCCCCGGCCGGACCCGTGCCGGCTCAGGCCTCCCCGGCCGCTCCCGCGCCGCTGCCGGAGGTGATCACCCTGGTGGTGGAGGACGGGAGGAAGCGCCTCCGGTTCCGGTCGTCCGAACTGGTCGGCCTCTCGGCGGACGAGAACTATGTCGAGGTCCGGCTCCAGCGGGAAAAAGAACCCGTCGTCCTCGTTCGAAGCACCCTCGCCGGGCTCGAGGCCCAGTTGGCGGCTTACCACCCCCGCCTGTTCCGCTGCCACCGCGCCCACCTCGTGAACACGGCCCGGATCCGCGGCGTCACCGGCAACGCCCAGGGGCTTCGCCTGAGACTCGAGGGCCGGGACGAACCGGTCCCGGTCTCCCGCCGCTACGTGGAGGAATTCCGCCGTCGAGTTCTGCCCCTCCTCTGACCCGCTCAACGTTCTCACCAAGCCTGTTGCCATCCGGCTCGCAGTCGGGGATAGGCTGTAGGCTGTAGTCCCTGCGAAGTAAGATCTTTGGCAAAATGAGCAAGATTTTAGATCATCGGTGGGCTCCCACCGCTTTCAGAGCGGGGAAACCCGATGCGGGGACGGAGGAGGGAATCCCGGCCGCGTCGTCCGGCATGCCCCGGGGCTAAAATGCCCCACTGGTGCTGATCCGGTTCCGGAATCGACGTATCCGGTCTCTCGCAAAGGCGCCAAGCTCGCAAAGAAAAACGGGTCGCCAGGGATGCGGCCAAAGGGCACGAAAGTGTCCCTTATTCTGAATTCTGAATTCTGAATTCTGAATTCTTCGTTCACGTGGTTCGGGGTTCCTCCTCCGCTTCCAACGTTGCGATGCCGGACGGCTTTTCGCCTTTTGTCCCTCTTCGCCCCTTGCCTTGGCGGGTTCACCCCCCGCGGGATTCCCGGTCTTGCCGGTCGTCACAAAGGCCTTGACGTTCGTCACGGGGCCCTTGGAACGGGCCTTGGCGTTTCGTAGGATCGGTTCGGCGGGCAATCCCGCCGAATCGACGACGGAGGTCTTCCATGTTCAGCAACCGTATCCTGATGTCCATCGTGATCCTCGTGGCCGCGACACTGCTGGTCCCGGCGCCCGCGCAGGCCTGTTCCGCCTTCGTGACGGACGGCGGCGGTCCCGTTCTTTTCGGCCGCAACTTCGACTTCTTCACCGGCACCGGTTTCGTGACGGTCAACCCCCGGTCGCTGGAAAAGACCGCCCTGGTGCCCCCGCCCGAGGTCCCGGCGAAGTGGGTGTCCCACTACGGCAGCGTGACCTTCAACCAGGTGGGGCGGGAGTTCCCCATGGGCGGCATGAACGAGAAGGGCCTCGTGGTGGAGTGCCTCTGGCTCAACGCCACGCAGTACCCGGCCCCCGACGGCCGGGCGGCCCTGACCGAGCTGCAGTGGATCCAGTACTGCCTCGACACCTGCGCCACGGTGGCCGACGTTTTGGACGCCGACCGGAAGGTTCGGATCCTCCCCAGCGCCACGCGCCTCCACTTCCTGGTCTGCGACCGCAGCGGCGCCGCGGCGGTGGTGGAGTTCGTCGGCGGGAAGACCGTCACCCGCGGACCGGCGGGCCTGCCGGTCCGGGCCCTGGCCAATGCGGTCTACGGGGATTCCCTGGAGGCCCTGAAGGGGTTCCGCGGCTTCGGGGGCGAGCGGGAGATTCCCGCCGCCGTCCAGGAGAACGACGTGCGCTTCGCCCGGATGGCCGGCGCGCTCCGCGAGCTTTCCGGCCGCGCCGGCGCGGGCGGCCTCGACCGGGCCTTCGACCTGCTGCGGCGATCCCGTTACGACGGGGAAGAGAGCCCCACCCAGTGGAGCATCGTCTACGAGCCCGCCCGCGGGGAGATCCACTTCGTCACGCGGCAGGCCCCGGCGCGACAGCGGGTTCGCCTGGCCGACTTCGGCTTCGACTGCACCACCCCGGCGAAGGTGCTCGCCCTGGACCCGCCGCCCGACGGCGGGCCGGCCCGCGGCTTCACCGACTACGACGCCGCCGTCAACGCCGCGCACACGCGGGCAACGATGGCCGCCATGAAGAAGGCGGGGTACTGCGGCGACCTGCCGGACTTCGTCCCCTTCATCCTCGGGGCCTACCCGCAGACCCTCACCTGCGCCTCCGCCGAGAAACCGGGGAAAACCACTAATAACACTGATCTTCACTAATAGAAGTGAATTGTTTGTAGCGGGGGCGGCGGGGTCGCCGTCCAGTCGACCAGAAACCTCGTTTCGCAACCCTTTCTTTCCAGGCATGTTGCGAATTTGTTTCTGGAGAGGTAGTTAGCGATTTAGACTGAAGGGGTTTAGGTCCGACTGCTGAATCATGGCCCGCGTGAACAGCATGCCTCGTTTCCGGAAACCTGTTCGTGTACTGCGCGTATTTCGTGGTTCCTCTTCCGGCTTATCCGGGTTGGGACAGGGGCAGGGGACGGGTCCCGGCGGGAAAAGCCGTTCACGGACGAAGAGCGTTTGACAAGAAGACCCGTTCCCGGTATCTTCTGGGCACCGCCGTTCCCGCCCGTGGACGACGCGGATTCCCCCGGTGGAGGCACTGCCCGTGCGAAAAACCATACCGTTCCTGCTCCTTTTCATCCTCTCCCTGTGCACGTCAGGGACCGCAGCGGCGGAGGAGAAAGCCCCGGCGGCCGCGAACCCGCTGCAGGAGTACCTGCTGAAGAAGGACCCGGCGTCTTACCAAAAGGCCGTGGCCCATTTCACCGGCCTTCTCGAGAAGAAGCCGGGGGACCCCGTCGCCTTGCTCATGCTGGCCAACCTGGGCCTGATGCAGGTCGAGAGCTCCCTGGAGACCCTCGAGAAGCAGGCCGACACGCTGAGCCGCGCCCAGAAGTTCCAGTTCGCCAACCTCCTGCTCGCGCTCAAGGAGTACGACAAGGCGATCCGGTTCTACACCCAGTTGAACGACGCCTTCCCCCAGTGGTCCTGCCCCTGGCGGCACAAGGGGGAGGCCCT
This Acidobacteriota bacterium DNA region includes the following protein-coding sequences:
- a CDS encoding LytTR family transcriptional regulator — its product is MTPHLLSRFREPYPSNFTAASSLRHGLGSGLFVVLFMVVAQPFGLGELAEEIRTVLYAGYGLVTAGAIGVTGLVVPRLFPRWCREEDWTAGRFILFAGGVMLLIGLASFAFTRQVFVAYGFPLTHLDLSRVMAGTVLIGVFIIATITLANQNRLLRRNTRIGEAANARLGVAGPRDGDAARPSDVAAPQEPGDEAPAGDGGTRPLSATGGRGDEATEAPEKADVVPTDEAAGTALPAPAGPVPAQASPAAPAPLPEVITLVVEDGRKRLRFRSSELVGLSADENYVEVRLQREKEPVVLVRSTLAGLEAQLAAYHPRLFRCHRAHLVNTARIRGVTGNAQGLRLRLEGRDEPVPVSRRYVEEFRRRVLPLL
- a CDS encoding linear amide C-N hydrolase, which translates into the protein MFSNRILMSIVILVAATLLVPAPAQACSAFVTDGGGPVLFGRNFDFFTGTGFVTVNPRSLEKTALVPPPEVPAKWVSHYGSVTFNQVGREFPMGGMNEKGLVVECLWLNATQYPAPDGRAALTELQWIQYCLDTCATVADVLDADRKVRILPSATRLHFLVCDRSGAAAVVEFVGGKTVTRGPAGLPVRALANAVYGDSLEALKGFRGFGGEREIPAAVQENDVRFARMAGALRELSGRAGAGGLDRAFDLLRRSRYDGEESPTQWSIVYEPARGEIHFVTRQAPARQRVRLADFGFDCTTPAKVLALDPPPDGGPARGFTDYDAAVNAAHTRATMAAMKKAGYCGDLPDFVPFILGAYPQTLTCASAEKPGKTTNNTDLH
- a CDS encoding tetratricopeptide repeat protein, with translation MRKTIPFLLLFILSLCTSGTAAAEEKAPAAANPLQEYLLKKDPASYQKAVAHFTGLLEKKPGDPVALLMLANLGLMQVESSLETLEKQADTLSRAQKFQFANLLLALKEYDKAIRFYTQLNDAFPQWSCPWRHKGEALWKAGRLDDAEKALLKAIETRETHYDAYVMLAEVRRDMKKYPEALAALEKGLSFKGKDTEDPEDEVAPVRELWLHLDLLKLNGREKDEQYQLIRAKLEKINPEDERLKTH